The following are encoded together in the Pectobacterium wasabiae CFBP 3304 genome:
- the bioD gene encoding dethiobiotin synthase has translation MLKRIFVTGTDTAVGKTVVSKALLQKLALAGKSVAGYKPIAKGCEETEAGLRNKDALLLQAASTLELPYNMVNPIALREDEISASDEAIDYCTMTQGLRHMSETADIVVVEGTGGWRTVMNDLRPYSEWVVQEQLPVVLVVGIKLGCISHALLTAQAIINDGLPLVGWVANRINPGLANYAEIIHVLRKKIPAPQLGELPYLPRAEQRDLSSYIDLSAVSN, from the coding sequence ATGTTGAAACGTATTTTTGTCACTGGTACTGATACCGCTGTTGGCAAAACGGTGGTATCCAAGGCGCTACTGCAAAAACTGGCGCTGGCAGGTAAGTCGGTTGCGGGCTATAAACCGATAGCAAAAGGGTGCGAAGAGACGGAAGCGGGTTTGCGTAATAAAGATGCACTGTTGCTACAAGCGGCCTCTACGCTGGAATTGCCCTATAACATGGTTAACCCCATTGCACTGCGAGAGGATGAAATCAGCGCCAGTGATGAAGCGATTGATTACTGTACGATGACGCAAGGTCTACGCCACATGAGCGAGACCGCGGATATCGTGGTGGTTGAAGGCACCGGTGGGTGGCGAACCGTTATGAACGATCTGCGGCCATATTCCGAATGGGTGGTACAGGAACAACTGCCTGTTGTGCTGGTTGTCGGCATTAAGCTGGGCTGCATCAGCCATGCGCTGCTAACGGCACAGGCGATTATCAATGATGGTTTACCGTTGGTTGGCTGGGTCGCTAACCGTATTAACCCCGGCCTGGCGAATTATGCAGAGATTATTCATGTTCTGCGCAAAAAAATTCCGGCACCGCAACTGGGCGAATTACCTTACTTACCCCGCGCTGAGCAGCGGGATCTCTCGTCTTATATCGATCTTTCTGCCGTCAGCAATTAG
- a CDS encoding DUF1283 family protein has protein sequence MNHYSFSSLIRAFIPLSLVIVSAAWQPAALADTRHIIVDSGDSALSKEAARQSKEQWDSTRSLRNKVNNRVEKEFDKTEKAIDGREKCNASYNVNAYWENTTDRCLDRRTGRPVAP, from the coding sequence ATGAACCACTACTCTTTTTCCTCTTTGATTCGGGCCTTTATCCCGCTTTCTCTGGTTATCGTTTCTGCAGCCTGGCAGCCTGCTGCACTGGCTGATACGCGTCATATCATTGTCGATTCTGGCGACAGCGCGTTGTCGAAAGAAGCGGCGCGTCAAAGTAAAGAGCAATGGGATTCAACCCGCTCCCTGCGTAATAAAGTGAACAATCGAGTTGAGAAAGAATTCGATAAAACTGAAAAAGCTATTGATGGACGTGAAAAATGTAACGCCAGCTATAACGTTAATGCTTACTGGGAAAACACGACCGATCGCTGCCTCGATCGTCGTACTGGCCGCCCGGTTGCCCCATGA
- the ydfG gene encoding bifunctional NADP-dependent 3-hydroxy acid dehydrogenase/3-hydroxypropionate dehydrogenase YdfG: protein MIIFVTGATAGFGESITRKFISAGHKVIATGRRQERLDALKSELGDALYTLKLDVRDRQAIEQAVASLPVEWRAIDVLVNNAGLALGLEPAHKASVDDWENMIDTNNKGLVFMTRALLPDMVARNIGHVINIGSTAGNWPYAGGNVYGASKAFVQQFSLGLRADLSGTRIRVTNIEPGLVGGTEFSAVRFKGNDEKVSKTYDNTTPLTAEDVSEAVFWVATLPAHVNINTLEMMPVSQSFAGLSVHREG from the coding sequence ATGATTATTTTTGTTACTGGTGCAACCGCTGGGTTTGGTGAGTCAATTACCCGTAAATTTATTAGTGCGGGCCATAAAGTGATCGCGACAGGCCGCCGTCAGGAACGTCTGGATGCACTGAAGTCGGAATTGGGCGATGCGTTGTATACGTTAAAATTAGACGTGCGCGATCGTCAGGCGATTGAACAGGCTGTTGCCTCTCTACCTGTTGAATGGCGAGCGATTGATGTGCTGGTGAACAATGCGGGTCTGGCGTTGGGTCTGGAACCTGCACATAAAGCCTCGGTAGACGATTGGGAAAATATGATCGATACCAATAACAAGGGGCTGGTGTTTATGACGCGTGCGCTGCTGCCTGATATGGTGGCGCGCAATATCGGTCACGTCATCAACATTGGCTCCACTGCGGGAAACTGGCCTTATGCTGGCGGTAACGTGTACGGTGCCAGCAAAGCGTTCGTTCAGCAGTTCAGCCTGGGATTACGGGCCGATCTGTCTGGCACCCGAATCCGCGTGACGAACATCGAACCCGGTCTGGTCGGTGGAACCGAGTTCTCGGCCGTGCGCTTCAAAGGTAACGATGAAAAAGTTAGTAAAACCTATGACAACACCACACCGCTGACGGCCGAAGATGTGTCTGAGGCGGTTTTCTGGGTTGCCACCCTGCCTGCGCACGTCAATATCAACACGCTGGAAATGATGCCGGTTAGCCAATCTTTCGCCGGTTTAAGCGTACATCGCGAAGGTTGA
- the mlc gene encoding sugar metabolism global transcriptional regulator Mlc, with protein MIADGQPGHIDQIKQINAGAVYRLIDKYGPISRIELSKRAQLAPASITKIVRELLEAHLVQETEYQDVGSRGRPAIGLILDTQAWHYLSARISHNTLLLALRDLSSKLVVEEVIPLPAEIAQPLLDRILNEIDQFFIRHQKRLERLTAIAITAPGMIDASKGVIHRMPFYDVEEMAIGPALEQRTGLPVYLQHDICAWTMAEALYGASRDCQNVVQVVIDHNVGAGIITGGRILHAGSRNLVEIGHTQVDPYGKRCYCGNHGCLETVASTENMLELAQQRMNTSMSSLLHGSPLSVENLCDAALNGDQLAKDIINDVGNNVGRIVAIMVNLFNPDKILVGSPLNKAASILHPAILGCIQQQSFPPYSHNIQVEATQFYNQGTMPGAALVKDALYNGSLLVKLLQG; from the coding sequence GTGATTGCCGACGGTCAACCAGGACACATCGATCAAATCAAACAAATTAATGCCGGTGCAGTCTATCGGCTGATCGATAAGTACGGCCCGATATCACGTATCGAACTGTCCAAACGCGCTCAGCTCGCGCCCGCCAGTATTACCAAAATCGTCCGTGAACTGCTGGAAGCTCATCTGGTACAGGAAACTGAATATCAGGATGTCGGTAGCAGAGGGCGTCCCGCTATAGGCCTGATCTTGGATACCCAAGCCTGGCACTATCTTTCTGCACGCATCAGCCACAATACCCTGTTATTGGCACTGCGCGATCTCAGCAGTAAGCTGGTTGTGGAGGAGGTGATTCCGCTTCCCGCAGAAATCGCGCAGCCACTGCTTGACCGCATTCTGAATGAAATCGATCAGTTTTTTATTCGACACCAAAAACGGTTGGAGCGATTAACCGCAATCGCGATTACCGCACCAGGCATGATTGATGCGAGCAAGGGCGTTATTCACCGGATGCCGTTTTATGACGTTGAGGAAATGGCGATTGGTCCGGCACTGGAACAGCGCACGGGGTTGCCGGTGTATTTGCAGCATGATATCTGTGCCTGGACAATGGCCGAAGCGCTATATGGCGCATCACGTGATTGCCAAAACGTCGTTCAGGTGGTGATCGATCATAACGTCGGCGCAGGGATCATTACCGGTGGGCGTATCCTGCATGCGGGAAGCAGAAATCTGGTCGAAATAGGGCACACGCAGGTCGATCCCTATGGCAAGCGTTGTTATTGCGGGAATCACGGTTGTCTGGAAACGGTCGCCAGCACGGAAAACATGCTGGAACTGGCGCAGCAACGCATGAATACCTCCATGAGTTCGCTTCTGCACGGTTCACCGCTCAGCGTTGAGAATCTGTGTGATGCTGCGCTCAATGGCGATCAGTTAGCCAAAGATATCATTAACGATGTGGGTAATAATGTGGGCCGCATTGTCGCCATCATGGTGAATCTCTTCAATCCCGATAAAATCCTGGTTGGTTCCCCCCTGAATAAAGCAGCCAGCATTTTGCATCCCGCTATTTTAGGCTGTATTCAACAACAGTCATTCCCGCCCTATAGCCACAACATCCAGGTGGAGGCGACCCAGTTCTACAATCAGGGTACGATGCCCGGTGCCGCACTGGTGAAAGATGCGCTCTACAATGGATCGCTGTTAGTTAAATTGTTGCAGGGATAA
- a CDS encoding DUF1161 domain-containing protein, whose protein sequence is MKKTVIFGAALLLVAPLVAQASCESVKADIAQKIIANGVPESGFTLDIVPNDQVNQAGGQVVGHCESDSHKIVYTRHAEGDVNTESMPAPAEGQPTTTP, encoded by the coding sequence ATGAAAAAAACCGTCATTTTTGGTGCCGCGTTACTCTTGGTCGCTCCGTTGGTTGCACAAGCATCTTGCGAGAGCGTAAAAGCGGATATTGCCCAGAAAATCATCGCCAATGGCGTGCCTGAATCTGGTTTTACGCTGGATATTGTCCCGAACGATCAGGTGAATCAGGCCGGTGGTCAGGTGGTCGGTCACTGCGAAAGTGATTCGCACAAAATTGTTTACACCCGTCATGCCGAGGGTGACGTCAATACGGAAAGTATGCCTGCGCCAGCAGAAGGCCAGCCGACAACCACGCCATAA
- a CDS encoding LysR substrate-binding domain-containing protein — translation MNIELRHLRYFIAVAEELHFGRAAERLRISQPPLSQQIQILEEQVGAKLLARNNRNVQLTPAGTMFLKEAWSIISQVDQAAERASRIQRGEIGELTIGFTSSAPFIKKISSSLLRFRQTYPEVHIQMMELNTKQQIEPLLNGKLDIGIMRNNPLPDTLNHQLLLREPLIAVVQESHPLVQQAAGHAINITQLANEPFVFFSRAVGTALYDDTLTLLKRYGISPYITQEVGEAMTIVGLVSAGLGVSILPASFLRIRVDGVKYLLLEEDDATTEVWLVTARHHPQSAAANMLMSLMLGG, via the coding sequence ATGAATATCGAACTACGTCACCTTCGCTACTTTATTGCCGTCGCCGAAGAGCTGCATTTCGGGCGCGCCGCAGAAAGATTGCGCATTTCACAGCCGCCGCTGAGCCAACAGATTCAAATTCTGGAAGAGCAGGTGGGTGCGAAACTTTTAGCGCGCAACAACCGGAATGTTCAGCTCACCCCGGCGGGTACGATGTTCCTGAAAGAGGCCTGGTCGATCATCAGCCAGGTGGATCAGGCGGCGGAGCGGGCATCCCGTATCCAACGCGGCGAGATTGGCGAATTAACGATCGGCTTTACGTCGTCTGCGCCGTTTATCAAAAAGATTTCCAGCAGCTTGCTGCGTTTTCGCCAAACATACCCAGAAGTGCATATTCAGATGATGGAGCTCAACACCAAACAGCAAATTGAACCGCTGCTGAACGGTAAGCTCGATATTGGCATCATGCGCAATAACCCGCTGCCGGATACGTTGAATCATCAGTTGCTGTTGCGTGAACCGTTAATCGCCGTGGTGCAGGAATCCCATCCGTTAGTGCAACAGGCCGCAGGGCATGCAATTAACATCACACAGTTGGCGAATGAGCCGTTCGTTTTCTTCTCTCGCGCGGTCGGAACTGCACTGTATGACGATACACTGACGTTGCTGAAACGCTATGGCATCAGCCCCTACATCACGCAAGAAGTTGGTGAGGCGATGACCATCGTCGGATTGGTATCAGCAGGGTTGGGTGTGTCCATTTTGCCTGCGTCATTCTTGCGTATTCGGGTCGATGGGGTGAAATATTTACTGCTGGAAGAGGACGATGCCACGACGGAAGTTTGGTTGGTTACGGCACGACATCATCCGCAAAGTGCAGCGGCTAACATGCTGATGTCGCTAATGCTGGGCGGATAA
- a CDS encoding MDR family MFS transporter has protein sequence MKTENNQNPTPVPHRHWILIACMLAMFTAAIEVTIVATALPTIIADLGGFSLLGWVFAGYLLTQSISIPIYGRLADLYGRKKVFFFGMIVFLLGSILCGFSTQMGWLIVFRTLQGLGAGAITPIAFTIVADVYSSTERPKIQGYLSSVWGVSAIIGPLLGAFIVQHFNWALVFWVNVPIGLFSIFLLARYLPTINAVRQHKLDWMGAFYLVVSVASLLMALLQAEVFGYWVIPLLAVSVVGSILLIRQEKRTPEPLFPLALWRNRVIIAGNLGGLVVGAAMMGVSAFLPTFIQGVMGRTPLEAGSILAMMSIGWPLASTLSGRLMLWTSYRFTAMCGGIVLLIGSLTLLTVQPDSNLMWARLAAFLIGSGMGLSSTTFLVSIQNSVDYSIRGIATASAMFTRMLGSALGTAILGATLNINLHWRLPEVSDPLQTLMDPAKRILLSVNQLDTLASQVASSIHGVFIVSALIAAITLLSARMIPANQRPGHIESGKK, from the coding sequence ATGAAAACAGAGAATAACCAGAACCCAACACCTGTCCCACATCGCCATTGGATTTTAATTGCCTGTATGCTGGCCATGTTCACGGCCGCGATTGAGGTGACCATTGTCGCCACGGCGTTGCCCACCATCATCGCTGATTTAGGTGGGTTTTCCCTATTAGGTTGGGTTTTTGCGGGTTATTTGCTGACACAGTCGATCAGTATTCCGATTTATGGCCGGTTGGCCGATCTGTATGGTCGTAAAAAGGTTTTCTTCTTCGGCATGATTGTGTTTCTGCTGGGATCGATACTGTGCGGGTTCTCCACGCAGATGGGCTGGTTAATTGTCTTCCGCACCTTGCAAGGGCTAGGTGCAGGTGCGATTACGCCGATCGCATTCACCATTGTTGCCGATGTTTATAGTTCAACCGAACGCCCGAAAATACAGGGCTATCTATCCAGCGTGTGGGGCGTTTCCGCTATTATCGGTCCGTTGCTGGGGGCATTTATCGTGCAACATTTCAACTGGGCGCTGGTTTTCTGGGTGAATGTGCCGATTGGGCTATTTTCGATCTTCTTGCTGGCTCGTTATCTACCGACGATCAATGCCGTGCGACAACATAAGTTGGACTGGATGGGCGCATTCTATCTAGTCGTGTCCGTCGCCAGTCTGCTGATGGCGTTGCTACAGGCAGAGGTGTTCGGTTACTGGGTTATCCCGCTGCTTGCAGTCTCCGTTGTGGGTAGCATCTTGCTGATTCGGCAGGAAAAACGCACGCCAGAGCCGTTGTTTCCACTGGCGTTGTGGCGCAATCGGGTCATTATCGCCGGTAACCTCGGGGGATTAGTTGTCGGCGCGGCTATGATGGGCGTGAGCGCTTTTTTACCGACGTTCATTCAAGGGGTAATGGGCAGAACCCCGCTAGAGGCAGGCAGCATATTGGCGATGATGTCGATTGGCTGGCCGCTGGCCAGCACGCTGAGCGGGCGCTTAATGCTGTGGACATCGTACCGATTTACGGCGATGTGCGGCGGTATTGTGCTGCTTATTGGTAGCTTGACGCTGTTAACCGTTCAACCAGACAGCAATCTTATGTGGGCACGGCTCGCGGCATTTTTGATCGGTTCGGGAATGGGGCTAAGCAGCACTACCTTTCTGGTTTCGATACAAAACTCAGTGGACTACTCTATTCGCGGTATTGCGACAGCCTCCGCCATGTTTACTCGCATGCTGGGATCGGCATTGGGGACGGCAATTCTTGGCGCTACGTTGAACATCAATCTGCACTGGCGATTGCCGGAAGTGAGCGATCCGCTTCAAACGCTCATGGACCCAGCCAAACGCATTTTGCTGAGCGTAAACCAGCTCGATACGCTGGCATCGCAGGTCGCTTCGTCAATCCATGGCGTATTCATCGTTTCCGCGCTCATCGCGGCTATTACGCTGCTTTCCGCTAGAATGATCCCCGCGAATCAGCGGCCAGGACATATCGAAAGCGGAAAAAAATAA
- a CDS encoding pyridoxal phosphate-dependent aminotransferase has translation MNFLINESDVLNPRRRALLKLSGALLGTAALTTGLSARVFAETQPKSAAFTAPSPDNPIRINFNENPLGMSPKAQIAARDAVVKANRYAKNEILMLGNKLAAHHQVEAPSILLTAGSSEGIRAAIEAYASLDAQLVIPELTYGDGEHFANIAGIKVTKVKMLDNWAFDIEGLKAAVAGYSGPSIVYLVNPNNPTGSITPADLIEPWIASKPANTMFIVDEAYAEFVNDPHFRSISPMITQGAENIILLKTFSKIHAMAGMRVGYAVAHPNVIALLGRYVAGEKINFSGVDAALASMDDQAFITYSKKSNDVSRQILLKALDDLKLPYLPSEGNFVFHQLVVPLKDYQKHMADAGVLIGRAFPPADNWCRISLGTPQEMQWVADTMREFRNKNWI, from the coding sequence ATGAATTTTTTAATCAATGAAAGCGACGTATTAAACCCGAGACGCAGAGCATTATTAAAACTTTCTGGCGCACTGCTGGGGACGGCTGCGCTAACAACAGGGTTAAGTGCGCGGGTTTTTGCCGAAACTCAGCCTAAAAGTGCAGCATTTACCGCACCGTCGCCCGATAACCCAATCCGTATTAATTTTAATGAAAATCCACTGGGTATGTCGCCCAAGGCACAAATCGCTGCACGTGATGCCGTCGTGAAAGCCAACCGCTACGCAAAAAATGAAATTTTGATGCTTGGTAATAAACTGGCGGCACATCATCAGGTGGAAGCTCCGTCTATTTTACTGACGGCGGGATCGTCCGAAGGCATACGGGCAGCGATTGAAGCCTATGCATCACTGGATGCACAGTTGGTGATCCCTGAATTAACCTACGGCGACGGCGAACACTTTGCCAACATTGCCGGAATTAAAGTCACTAAAGTTAAAATGCTCGACAATTGGGCATTCGATATTGAAGGGCTAAAAGCCGCCGTTGCGGGTTACTCTGGCCCCTCCATCGTTTATCTGGTCAACCCCAACAACCCGACGGGCTCGATTACGCCTGCGGATTTAATTGAACCGTGGATTGCCAGCAAGCCGGCTAATACGATGTTTATCGTCGATGAGGCTTACGCTGAGTTCGTCAATGACCCACATTTTCGCTCTATTTCGCCGATGATTACCCAAGGCGCAGAGAACATTATTCTGCTGAAAACGTTCTCTAAAATACATGCCATGGCCGGTATGCGCGTGGGATACGCTGTCGCACATCCCAACGTCATTGCGTTGCTGGGACGGTATGTCGCGGGTGAGAAAATCAACTTCAGCGGCGTGGATGCCGCATTGGCGTCGATGGACGATCAGGCATTTATCACCTACAGCAAAAAGAGTAATGACGTGTCGCGTCAAATCCTGCTGAAAGCGTTAGATGACCTAAAGCTGCCGTACTTGCCGTCTGAAGGAAATTTTGTTTTCCACCAGTTAGTCGTCCCGCTTAAGGATTACCAAAAACATATGGCAGACGCAGGCGTGCTGATCGGTCGCGCGTTTCCTCCGGCAGATAACTGGTGCCGCATCTCGTTAGGTACGCCGCAGGAAATGCAGTGGGTCGCGGATACCATGCGCGAATTCCGTAACAAGAACTGGATTTAA